One Blattabacterium cuenoti genomic window carries:
- the mrdA gene encoding penicillin-binding protein 2, translated as MKKLYKFYVLLSSVGIILIIRLFYIQIYTEKYTLNAFNTSIKQEIIIPERGSIFDRNENLLVFNKSIYELTVIPILVEEHFNIIEFCNLVGIEKHTFSKNLEKAKAYSKYLPSVFLPFISKEKFATIQEKLYKYKGFDWTKRSLRDYKVESSANVLGYIGEVTQKDIKKESNYYQIGDFIGWAGVEKSYEKILRGKKGIKYWVRDRKGCIIGSYNNKKNNVKAVSGYDISLTIDWNLQSYAEQLMFQKKGGIVAINPKNGEILSLVSSPINNPNLFVGVNRSKEFQKLMKDTIDNPLFDRTTQARYPPASPFKLLTELAGLQMGVVKTNTTFICYNGFKYGKKRIHCHSGVHGYPIGIETAVAVSCNNYFAQVYKRVIEKYPKNLTKGVNEWCDIIKSFGFGNYLYNDLATGEKGVIPSGDYYNKKYGTKKWNAITIISNSIGQGEINVTPIQLANMVCAIANKGFFYTPHIVRKINHKLMYNPNYTIAKHTKVERKYFDFIINGMEKVFIIGTGKSFKSSDIRMAGKTGTSQNFIKVNHKTASLPDHSIFILFAPVEDPKIAISVIIENGGFGSRWAGPIASLIAEKYIKNSVNRKNLEKKIMTSGLKHVYNSIAKMKKLNNSYIKKYIDKKK; from the coding sequence TTGAAAAAATTATATAAATTTTACGTTTTATTGAGTTCTGTAGGGATAATTTTGATAATTCGATTATTTTATATACAAATATATACAGAGAAATATACGTTAAATGCTTTTAATACTTCCATAAAACAGGAAATTATCATTCCTGAAAGAGGATCTATTTTTGACAGAAATGAAAATCTATTGGTTTTTAACAAATCTATTTATGAATTAACAGTCATTCCTATTCTTGTAGAAGAGCATTTTAATATTATAGAATTTTGTAATCTTGTAGGAATTGAAAAACATACCTTTTCTAAAAATTTAGAAAAAGCAAAAGCTTATTCTAAATATTTACCGTCTGTTTTTTTGCCTTTTATTTCTAAAGAAAAATTTGCTACTATACAAGAAAAACTATATAAATATAAAGGTTTTGATTGGACAAAACGTTCTCTAAGAGATTATAAAGTAGAAAGTTCAGCTAATGTTTTAGGATATATAGGGGAAGTTACTCAAAAAGATATTAAAAAGGAATCTAATTATTATCAAATAGGCGATTTTATTGGTTGGGCTGGAGTAGAAAAATCTTATGAAAAAATTTTGAGAGGAAAAAAAGGAATAAAATATTGGGTGCGAGATAGAAAAGGGTGTATTATAGGAAGTTATAATAATAAAAAAAACAATGTAAAAGCTGTAAGTGGATATGACATTTCTTTAACCATAGATTGGAATTTACAAAGCTATGCAGAACAACTTATGTTTCAAAAAAAAGGAGGAATAGTTGCCATAAATCCTAAAAATGGAGAAATTTTATCCTTGGTATCCAGTCCTATTAATAATCCTAATTTATTTGTGGGGGTAAATCGTTCTAAGGAATTTCAAAAATTAATGAAAGATACAATTGATAATCCTTTATTTGATAGAACAACACAAGCTCGTTATCCACCAGCTTCTCCATTTAAATTACTTACTGAGTTAGCAGGGCTTCAAATGGGAGTCGTTAAGACTAATACTACTTTTATATGTTATAATGGATTTAAATATGGAAAAAAAAGAATTCATTGTCATTCTGGAGTTCATGGATACCCTATAGGGATAGAAACCGCGGTTGCTGTTTCTTGTAATAATTATTTCGCACAAGTTTATAAACGTGTTATAGAAAAATATCCTAAAAATTTGACAAAAGGAGTAAATGAATGGTGTGATATTATCAAAAGTTTTGGTTTTGGAAATTATTTGTATAATGATTTAGCTACAGGAGAAAAAGGTGTTATTCCTTCTGGAGATTATTATAATAAAAAATATGGAACAAAAAAATGGAACGCTATTACGATTATTTCTAATAGTATTGGTCAAGGTGAAATAAATGTAACTCCTATACAGTTAGCAAATATGGTTTGTGCTATAGCAAATAAAGGTTTTTTTTATACTCCACATATAGTAAGAAAAATTAATCATAAACTTATGTATAATCCTAATTATACTATAGCTAAACATACTAAAGTTGAAAGAAAGTATTTTGATTTTATTATTAATGGAATGGAAAAAGTTTTTATTATTGGAACTGGAAAAAGTTTCAAATCATCTGACATTAGAATGGCAGGCAAAACAGGAACTTCGCAAAATTTTATTAAGGTAAATCATAAAACTGCTTCTTTACCCGATCATTCTATTTTTATATTGTTTGCTCCAGTAGAGGATCCTAAAATTGCTATTTCTGTTATAATAGAAAATGGAGGATTTGGATCTCGTTGGGCTGGCCCTATTGCTAGTCTTATTGCAGAAAAATATATAAAAAATAGTGTGAATAGAAAAAATCTTGAAAAAAAAATAATGACTTCAGGATTGAAACATGTATATAATTCAATAGCGAAAATGAAAAAATTAAATAATTCTTACATAAAAAAGTACATTGATAAAAAGAAATAA
- the mreC gene encoding rod shape-determining protein MreC, protein MREFFSFFLKWRFFIFFLLLEFFSIFLSFSNSKLHQYIYTGSSNFMIGKIYEAIYKLRSYFLLEVENQKLLNENKELRNAQIFYKIKKISKDFKKEDIQYLQQYTFTPVQIINNSIHEQENYITINKGSIDGIKPDMGIILSNGIAGIIIKTSPHFSVAISLLNPKIKVNARLKKNRYFGTLSWDGLDHEYVVLYDIPRHSTIRKGDVVETDGKSATFPEGIPIGSVDSYKFDEEHANYIIKVKLMANFSTIENAYVVKNLFKKEWNEIQLYKVENK, encoded by the coding sequence ATGCGTGAATTTTTTAGTTTTTTTTTAAAATGGCGTTTCTTTATATTTTTTTTGTTATTAGAATTTTTTTCTATTTTTCTTTCTTTTTCAAATTCAAAATTACACCAATATATTTATACAGGGTCTTCCAATTTTATGATTGGAAAAATTTATGAAGCTATTTATAAATTACGTAGTTATTTTTTATTAGAAGTTGAGAATCAAAAACTTTTAAATGAAAATAAAGAATTACGTAATGCTCAAATATTTTATAAAATAAAGAAAATATCTAAAGATTTTAAAAAAGAAGACATTCAATACTTACAACAATACACATTCACTCCAGTACAAATCATAAATAATAGCATTCATGAACAAGAAAATTATATAACGATTAACAAAGGAAGCATAGATGGAATAAAACCAGATATGGGTATTATATTATCTAACGGAATTGCGGGGATTATTATTAAAACTTCTCCACACTTTAGTGTGGCTATTTCTCTTTTAAATCCAAAAATTAAAGTTAATGCTAGATTAAAAAAAAATAGATATTTTGGGACTCTTAGTTGGGATGGATTAGATCATGAATATGTAGTTTTGTATGATATTCCAAGACATTCCACTATACGTAAAGGAGACGTTGTAGAAACAGATGGAAAATCGGCTACTTTTCCTGAAGGAATTCCGATTGGAAGTGTGGATTCTTATAAATTTGATGAAGAACACGCTAATTATATTATAAAAGTAAAACTAATGGCTAATTTTTCGACTATAGAAAATGCTTATGTTGTAAAAAATTTATTCAAAAAAGAATGGAATGAAATTCAACTTTATAAAGTTGAAAATAAATAA
- a CDS encoding rod shape-determining protein: protein MGLVVDFMKNLFTQEIAIDLGTANTLIMHNNKVIVDLPSIIAIDVRTKKVLAVGEEAKQMQGKTHENIKIYKPLKDGVIANYKVAELMIKEFLKKVPGVNNKFFTPSLTMVICIPSGITEVEKRAVRDSAQHLNAKEVYLIEEPMAAAIGSGISVTKAEGNMIIDIGGGTTECGVIALGGIVCQKSIKIAGDVFTNDIAYFLRSKYNLYIGERTAEKIKIDIGAAMESIETPPEDIHIQGRDLPTGKPKEMNLSYKETIPALDKSILRIEDAVMETLSKTPPELAADIYKTGIYMAGGGSLLRGLDKRISNKTGLSVSLVEDPLRAVVKGTGVALKNIDKFTFLMK, encoded by the coding sequence ATGGGATTAGTAGTAGATTTTATGAAGAATCTTTTCACTCAAGAAATAGCTATAGATTTAGGGACAGCAAACACACTTATTATGCATAATAATAAAGTAATAGTAGATTTACCTTCAATAATAGCCATAGATGTGAGAACAAAAAAAGTGTTAGCTGTAGGAGAAGAAGCCAAACAAATGCAAGGGAAAACACATGAAAATATTAAAATATATAAACCATTGAAAGATGGAGTTATTGCAAATTATAAAGTTGCAGAACTTATGATTAAAGAGTTCCTTAAAAAAGTTCCAGGTGTTAATAATAAATTTTTTACTCCATCATTAACAATGGTCATTTGTATTCCATCTGGAATAACAGAAGTAGAGAAAAGAGCAGTTAGAGATTCAGCTCAACATCTTAATGCTAAAGAAGTTTATCTTATTGAAGAGCCTATGGCTGCTGCTATAGGTTCAGGCATTTCTGTTACGAAAGCAGAAGGGAATATGATTATTGATATAGGAGGAGGTACAACAGAATGTGGAGTAATAGCTTTGGGAGGAATAGTGTGTCAAAAATCTATAAAAATAGCTGGAGATGTTTTCACTAATGATATAGCCTATTTTTTACGTTCTAAATATAATTTGTATATTGGAGAAAGAACCGCGGAAAAAATAAAAATAGATATAGGAGCAGCTATGGAATCCATAGAAACTCCTCCAGAAGATATCCATATACAAGGAAGAGATCTTCCGACAGGAAAACCTAAAGAAATGAATCTTTCTTATAAAGAAACAATTCCTGCTTTAGATAAATCAATTTTACGAATTGAGGATGCTGTAATGGAAACTCTTTCTAAAACTCCACCGGAACTTGCAGCAGATATTTATAAAACAGGAATATACATGGCTGGAGGAGGTTCTCTTTTAAGAGGATTAGATAAAAGAATATCTAATAAGACGGGTCTATCTGTTTCTTTGGTAGAAGATCCTTTAAGAGCTGTAGTAAAGGGGACAGGAGTTGCATTGAAAAATATTGATAAATTTACATTTTTAATGAAATAG
- the folK gene encoding 2-amino-4-hydroxy-6-hydroxymethyldihydropteridine diphosphokinase: protein MKEHDVFLLQGSNKEDKKKYLDKSLILMSKKIGKIVKISSYFESEAWNMRNYSIFYNRALHIKTNYSPIDLLNQVLNIEFLIGRRRNFCKEHYQDREIDIDILFYDRIIICNFILTIPHPLLHLRRFVLEPMCEIAPNKNHPIFNLSILEILGLCMDKLYVKKIL, encoded by the coding sequence ATGAAAGAACATGACGTATTCTTATTACAAGGAAGTAATAAAGAAGATAAAAAAAAATATTTGGATAAATCTTTAATTTTGATGTCTAAAAAAATTGGAAAAATCGTTAAAATTTCATCGTACTTTGAAAGCGAAGCATGGAATATGAGAAATTATTCTATTTTTTATAACAGAGCTTTACATATAAAAACGAATTATTCTCCTATTGATCTTTTGAATCAAGTTTTAAATATAGAATTTCTCATAGGAAGAAGAAGAAATTTTTGCAAAGAGCACTATCAAGATCGAGAAATAGATATAGATATTTTATTTTATGATCGTATTATTATATGTAATTTTATTTTGACAATTCCGCATCCATTATTACATTTACGAAGATTTGTTTTAGAACCTATGTGTGAAATAGCTCCAAATAAAAATCATCCGATATTTAATTTGAGTATATTAGAAATATTAGGATTATGTATGGATAAATTATATGTAAAAAAAATTTTATAA
- a CDS encoding putative LPS assembly protein LptD — MHQIRFYICSIILFIFSISIFYGNENEEKKENGIFNYHNIKNDFSFLKDVLKYKSNIQEHDIKEGKSYLKGQASIEYYNIKIKADYIEFNWKNGDLYAQSKEKSVFFQKDNHQYTFSKIYLNINDQIGEAKNFYIKEKNHIIIANDFLKKKEDILMKKVIYISDPFFLKNQYSYPDFYLKTNYLKYSYSKKYVFSGPIFFYWYRVPMPIFLPFFYMPIKLNQSPYGLKYPKFGIQNKKIYMENIGLFFTISDLLNFRVNASMYDTEKEKWKVQTRIEYKLKYPYHGFIDLDYQNISSHKKNYLFQWKHNSDNKSNYEISFNANVNYDNAFLYKKNENLSSINIRKKLSDSLWFMDMYMIQSPSKKKVKFIIPELILHTKSVLFDDKKNLLTSHVNIENRFFLKNSMDFYYHKTTSFNAVLNHHMMINSYSSFFYPYLKISSQIFYKDFYTWNIPYFHISSYQKMDISTNIVSVPFYKIWKLKNNVLLKHEMEPILSFNMIYYPPVFYNAKNHLEKRINFILNNDLTIKTTWSHVNIYKKIEIFKEMNFSFIVDNNFIKCKNFYIMGNVDLTKNMEAKYKAGVNWEEEKKKNQSNILFDFSFFSNYNIHFLPVKNEYYKKGKDRYDYFLFDQKNYAKYTIPVTLEIDFHSNYENKKKLFQNLLSINGSINITKYWKVSFHTDYDFLKKKIIFSNLIFNRDLRSFEMSFNWNFEKSSYWSFFIGLKDPNFRNIIQYNERKN; from the coding sequence TTGCATCAAATTAGATTTTATATTTGTTCTATCATATTATTTATTTTTTCCATTTCTATTTTTTATGGTAATGAAAATGAAGAAAAAAAAGAAAATGGGATATTTAATTATCATAATATTAAAAATGATTTTTCTTTTTTAAAAGATGTTTTAAAATACAAATCAAATATACAAGAGCATGATATAAAAGAAGGAAAATCATATTTAAAAGGACAGGCCTCTATAGAATATTATAATATAAAAATTAAAGCAGATTATATAGAATTTAATTGGAAAAATGGAGATTTATACGCTCAATCAAAAGAAAAATCTGTTTTTTTCCAAAAAGATAATCATCAATATACTTTCAGTAAAATTTACCTGAATATAAATGATCAAATAGGGGAAGCAAAAAATTTTTATATAAAGGAAAAAAATCATATTATAATAGCCAATGATTTTTTAAAAAAAAAAGAGGATATTTTAATGAAAAAAGTTATATATATATCAGATCCTTTTTTTTTAAAAAATCAATACAGCTATCCTGATTTTTATTTAAAAACAAATTATTTGAAATATTCTTATTCAAAAAAATATGTTTTTTCTGGTCCAATTTTTTTCTATTGGTATAGAGTTCCAATGCCTATTTTCCTTCCTTTTTTCTACATGCCTATAAAGTTGAATCAATCCCCTTATGGTTTAAAGTATCCAAAATTTGGAATTCAAAATAAAAAAATATACATGGAAAATATAGGTCTATTTTTTACTATTTCTGATTTATTAAATTTTAGAGTAAATGCTTCTATGTATGATACAGAAAAAGAAAAATGGAAAGTTCAAACAAGAATAGAGTATAAATTAAAATATCCTTATCATGGATTTATTGATTTGGATTATCAAAATATATCAAGTCATAAAAAAAATTACTTATTTCAATGGAAACATAATTCAGATAACAAATCAAATTATGAAATAAGTTTCAATGCAAATGTTAATTATGATAATGCTTTTTTATACAAAAAAAATGAAAATCTTTCTTCTATTAATATAAGAAAAAAATTATCTGATTCTTTATGGTTTATGGATATGTATATGATTCAAAGCCCAAGTAAAAAAAAAGTAAAGTTTATAATTCCAGAATTAATTCTACACACTAAAAGTGTACTTTTTGATGATAAAAAAAATCTATTGACAAGTCATGTAAATATTGAAAATAGATTTTTTTTAAAAAATTCTATGGATTTTTATTATCACAAAACAACGTCTTTTAATGCTGTATTGAACCATCATATGATGATAAATTCTTATTCTTCTTTTTTTTATCCTTATTTAAAAATTTCATCCCAAATTTTTTATAAAGATTTTTATACATGGAATATTCCTTATTTTCATATTTCGAGTTATCAAAAAATGGATATATCAACAAATATAGTATCTGTTCCATTTTATAAAATATGGAAATTAAAAAATAATGTACTATTAAAACATGAAATGGAACCCATTTTATCTTTTAATATGATATACTATCCTCCTGTTTTTTATAACGCCAAAAATCATTTAGAAAAAAGGATAAATTTTATTTTAAATAACGATTTGACAATAAAAACCACATGGTCCCATGTTAATATCTATAAAAAGATAGAAATTTTTAAAGAAATGAATTTTTCATTTATTGTGGATAATAATTTTATAAAATGTAAAAATTTTTATATTATGGGAAATGTTGATTTAACGAAAAATATGGAAGCAAAATATAAAGCAGGAGTAAATTGGGAAGAAGAAAAAAAGAAAAACCAAAGCAATATATTATTTGATTTTTCTTTTTTTTCTAATTATAATATTCATTTTTTACCTGTAAAAAATGAATATTATAAAAAAGGAAAAGATCGTTATGATTACTTTTTGTTTGATCAGAAAAATTACGCGAAATATACAATTCCGGTTACTTTAGAAATTGATTTTCATTCAAATTATGAAAATAAAAAAAAATTATTTCAAAATTTATTAAGTATAAATGGATCCATAAATATTACAAAATATTGGAAAGTAAGTTTTCATACAGATTATGATTTTTTAAAAAAAAAGATAATATTCTCTAATCTTATTTTTAATAGAGATTTGAGAAGTTTTGAAATGAGTTTTAATTGGAATTTTGAAAAAAGTTCTTATTGGTCTTTTTTTATAGGACTAAAAGATCCTAATTTTAGGAATATCATACAGTATAATGAAAGAAAAAATTAA
- a CDS encoding RidA family protein produces MIPKKFSIDKIPSYGPYNTCVVVGGFLFISGQIAGEEHTNNIEMETKKVMENIKIILSENGIGFQNVIKTSIFVTNMSNFYIINNVYSKFFHKGSYPARETVQVVGLPKNANIEISLIAYKN; encoded by the coding sequence ATGATACCCAAAAAATTTTCAATAGATAAAATTCCATCTTATGGGCCATATAATACATGTGTTGTGGTTGGAGGGTTTTTATTTATTTCTGGACAAATAGCTGGAGAAGAACATACAAATAATATAGAAATGGAAACAAAAAAAGTTATGGAAAATATAAAAATTATTCTTTCAGAAAATGGAATAGGATTTCAAAACGTTATAAAGACTTCTATATTTGTTACAAATATGAGTAATTTTTATATAATCAATAATGTATATTCTAAGTTTTTTCATAAAGGGAGTTATCCAGCTAGAGAAACAGTACAAGTTGTTGGCCTACCTAAAAACGCTAATATTGAAATATCTTTAATAGCATACAAAAATTAA
- a CDS encoding OstA-like protein, which translates to MNKIFSNEVKKNIQIIHADLIQNDVQNQSFILIGNVHLKYGRHHLFCDKIVYQKKNNKYHGYGNVRLESGKNKIISQNIVGNFVYFKLSGKVILYQGKIRLTGDVIDFNLKKKFFQVKDNVILFFGKIKLKTNLLEYDLILNKIFYKKRSILYYGDDCTISSKEGYFYVDGKKVELKYNVQLNSENYTIHTNILEYLFVQNKVNFHNPAIIIQNTNSNNFIYAKKAVFLVHKKIFLFKSYVSIHYNGVIIRGEYLFFNYEKKSGFIKNILLEDTIRKCFLTSGYGEFDFYSGSLTLKENPKIIKISKNNSVFIYSDILKIKIKKNNTYSIQAFSVKSFFLNEKIQGKCDFFNYEPSNNYMHFDGNPIFWIQNQQITGKVIYIYLRNENSNLLKYIKIVKNAFYIEKINSKEFNQIEGDIIIGFFNKENSLEKVKIQGDVNSIVFIDADKGKKIINRLSCKILLIYLDNSKKIRKISCEKEAYSELIPVYKDISNNILYLSKFSWKEKDKLDKNKKNLLYKEIDKYKKESLLEKKQIEIMVKKQIE; encoded by the coding sequence TTGAATAAAATATTTTCTAATGAAGTCAAAAAAAATATACAAATTATTCATGCAGATTTAATACAGAATGATGTTCAGAATCAATCTTTTATTTTAATAGGAAATGTTCATTTAAAATATGGAAGACATCATCTTTTTTGTGATAAAATTGTATATCAAAAAAAAAATAATAAATATCATGGATATGGAAATGTAAGATTAGAATCAGGAAAAAATAAAATAATTTCTCAAAATATAGTAGGTAATTTTGTCTATTTTAAATTGTCAGGTAAAGTAATTTTGTATCAAGGTAAAATAAGATTAACGGGGGATGTTATTGATTTTAATTTAAAAAAAAAATTCTTTCAAGTCAAAGACAATGTCATTTTATTTTTCGGAAAAATAAAATTAAAGACGAACTTATTAGAATACGATTTAATATTAAACAAAATTTTTTATAAAAAAAGGAGTATTCTATATTATGGAGATGATTGCACCATATCTAGCAAAGAAGGTTATTTTTATGTTGATGGAAAAAAGGTAGAGTTGAAATATAATGTTCAATTGAATAGTGAAAATTATACTATACATACTAATATATTAGAATATTTGTTTGTACAAAATAAAGTCAATTTTCATAATCCCGCTATCATAATACAGAATACAAATTCTAATAATTTTATTTACGCTAAAAAAGCTGTGTTTCTAGTTCATAAAAAAATATTTTTGTTTAAAAGTTATGTAAGTATTCATTATAATGGTGTAATCATTAGAGGGGAATATTTATTTTTTAATTATGAAAAAAAAAGTGGATTTATTAAAAATATACTCTTAGAAGATACAATAAGAAAATGTTTTTTAACAAGCGGATATGGAGAGTTTGATTTTTATTCCGGTTCTTTAACTTTAAAAGAAAATCCCAAGATTATAAAAATCTCAAAAAATAATTCGGTTTTTATTTATTCAGATATTCTAAAAATAAAGATAAAAAAAAATAATACATATTCAATTCAAGCTTTTTCTGTAAAAAGTTTTTTTTTAAATGAAAAGATTCAAGGAAAATGTGATTTTTTCAATTATGAACCTTCAAATAACTATATGCACTTTGATGGAAATCCTATATTTTGGATTCAAAATCAACAAATTACTGGAAAAGTCATATATATTTATCTTAGAAACGAAAACAGTAATTTATTAAAATATATAAAAATTGTTAAAAATGCTTTTTACATAGAAAAAATTAATTCAAAAGAATTTAATCAAATAGAAGGAGATATTATAATTGGTTTTTTCAATAAAGAAAATTCTTTAGAAAAAGTTAAAATTCAAGGAGATGTTAACAGTATTGTTTTCATTGATGCTGATAAAGGAAAAAAAATAATCAACAGATTATCTTGTAAAATACTATTAATATATTTAGATAACTCAAAAAAAATAAGAAAAATTTCTTGTGAAAAAGAAGCTTATTCAGAACTTATTCCAGTATATAAAGATATTTCTAATAATATACTTTATCTTTCTAAATTCTCTTGGAAAGAAAAAGATAAATTGGATAAAAATAAAAAAAACCTTTTATACAAAGAAATCGACAAATATAAAAAAGAAAGCTTGTTAGAAAAAAAACAAATTGAAATTATGGTAAAAAAACAAATAGAATAA
- a CDS encoding aspartate aminotransferase family protein — MKELKKCFFQYQTQVNPYPMNIIVDHAEGNYIFGKDGKKYLDFVAGLSVNVLGHGNKKIKEAIKKQVDKYLHTMVYGEFIQSPCVKLCKEISKNIPYPLKTTYLVNSGTEAVEGALKLAKCYTGKEEIISCKWSYHGSTHGSMSVMGHEDYKRFFRPLLPLVKFFTFNHIEEFLGSITEKTACVILETIQCSSGIRLPDSSFLKEVRKQCDKKKALMILDEVQTGFGRTGKLFAFEHYNVIPDILIIGKGMGGGMPISGFVSSKEIMKTFIDVAPLGHLTTFGGNPVSASASLATLRQLINSDILEQVSVKEKYIRKYLSHDEIKNIHGKGLLLSFELKNKNTVEKVLKNCLKKGLILFRFLFHSNFIRISPPLTITKHEIQKGCSIIIESLNQL, encoded by the coding sequence ATGAAAGAATTAAAAAAATGTTTTTTTCAGTATCAAACTCAAGTTAATCCATATCCCATGAATATTATAGTAGATCATGCTGAAGGAAATTATATTTTTGGAAAAGATGGAAAAAAATATCTAGATTTTGTAGCAGGTCTTTCCGTAAATGTACTAGGACATGGAAATAAAAAAATTAAAGAAGCTATAAAAAAACAAGTCGATAAATATTTACATACTATGGTGTATGGAGAATTTATACAAAGTCCTTGTGTAAAACTTTGTAAAGAAATATCAAAAAACATTCCATATCCACTTAAGACCACTTATCTAGTTAATTCTGGAACAGAAGCTGTAGAAGGAGCTTTGAAATTAGCTAAATGTTATACAGGAAAAGAAGAGATTATATCCTGTAAGTGGTCTTATCATGGAAGTACACATGGCTCTATGAGTGTTATGGGGCATGAAGATTATAAAAGATTTTTTAGACCTTTGTTGCCTTTAGTTAAGTTTTTCACATTTAATCATATAGAAGAATTTCTGGGTTCTATTACAGAAAAAACGGCTTGTGTAATTTTAGAAACCATTCAATGTTCTTCTGGAATTAGATTACCGGATTCTTCTTTTTTAAAAGAGGTGAGAAAACAATGCGATAAAAAAAAAGCTTTAATGATACTTGATGAAGTACAAACTGGATTTGGAAGAACAGGAAAGCTTTTTGCATTTGAACATTATAATGTTATTCCTGATATATTGATAATAGGAAAAGGAATGGGAGGAGGAATGCCTATTAGTGGTTTTGTCTCATCTAAAGAAATTATGAAAACTTTTATTGATGTTGCTCCTTTAGGGCATTTAACTACTTTTGGAGGAAACCCTGTTTCTGCTTCTGCTTCTTTAGCTACTTTAAGACAACTTATCAATTCTGATATATTGGAACAAGTATCAGTAAAAGAAAAATATATTAGAAAATATTTGAGTCACGATGAAATCAAAAATATTCATGGAAAAGGCCTTTTGTTGTCTTTTGAATTAAAAAATAAAAATACTGTAGAAAAGGTTTTGAAAAATTGTTTGAAAAAAGGATTAATATTGTTTCGTTTTTTATTTCATAGTAATTTTATACGTATATCTCCCCCTCTAACAATCACAAAACATGAAATCCAAAAAGGATGTTCTATTATTATTGAAAGTTTGAATCAACTTTAA
- the truA gene encoding tRNA pseudouridine(38-40) synthase TruA, which translates to MRFFIELAYNGKYFFGWQIQKKVNTVEEKLEYCLSKLLKTSINIVGAGRTDKGVHAKQMFAHFDYEKEIKNNFVDRLNIFLPKSINVFNIFPVKNNLHARFDAIKRTYKYYLTREKNPFNQDFSWYCFYSLNVYKMNIASKKLMQYKDFSSFCKKRTDEKENNICKIYHAYWYEKNNVLCFTIEANRFLRSMVRAIIGALIDVGRNKISVDEFVKIIESKNSNFCKFIVPAHGLFLTQILYPEDVFL; encoded by the coding sequence TTGAGATTTTTTATTGAATTAGCTTATAATGGTAAATACTTTTTTGGATGGCAAATTCAAAAAAAAGTAAATACAGTTGAAGAAAAATTGGAATATTGTTTATCAAAATTATTGAAAACATCTATAAATATTGTAGGGGCTGGTAGAACGGATAAAGGAGTTCATGCCAAACAAATGTTTGCTCATTTTGATTATGAAAAAGAAATCAAAAACAATTTTGTAGATAGACTAAATATTTTTTTACCGAAATCTATTAATGTATTCAATATTTTTCCGGTAAAAAATAATCTTCATGCAAGATTTGATGCTATAAAGCGAACATATAAATATTACTTAACACGAGAAAAAAATCCATTTAATCAAGATTTCTCTTGGTACTGTTTTTATTCCTTAAACGTTTATAAAATGAATATAGCTTCAAAAAAGCTTATGCAATATAAGGATTTTAGTTCGTTTTGTAAAAAAAGAACTGATGAAAAAGAAAATAATATATGTAAAATTTATCATGCTTATTGGTATGAAAAAAACAATGTTTTATGTTTTACTATTGAAGCTAATAGATTTTTAAGATCAATGGTTAGAGCTATTATAGGCGCACTTATTGATGTAGGAAGAAATAAAATCAGTGTCGATGAATTTGTCAAAATTATAGAATCAAAAAATTCTAATTTTTGCAAATTCATCGTTCCTGCACATGGTTTATTTCTAACTCAAATCCTTTATCCAGAAGATGTTTTTTTATGA